In the Candidatus Brocadiia bacterium genome, one interval contains:
- a CDS encoding metallophosphoesterase — protein MLNLLELVTAALFIGVVFSVFTAGFIVIIAKRCFIKSSPDKKPDFLDKPKIKFTIIALAIIGIVCILYGYFIEPNWIKVTNLKLVSPKIGGGGKTVRIVHISDLHIESEGRRELAAPELINSQNPQIIILTGDYLNDEKGRLYLANFLSKLKAPYGIYAVPGNFEWRYKSDDILAANGVLSGNNISINLDNLNVCLYLCGLNSPTLPETLDPKQYNIFVFHSPDLIPEATAKGFDLYLGGHTHGGQVRLPFYGALITFSKYGKKYEMGYYKENHMNAYINSGLGMEGGFAPRVRFLSRPEIAIIDIVTPE, from the coding sequence TCGTCATCATCGCCAAGCGATGTTTTATCAAGTCGTCACCTGATAAAAAACCCGATTTCCTGGATAAGCCTAAAATCAAGTTTACCATCATCGCCTTAGCCATCATAGGCATCGTCTGCATCCTTTACGGCTACTTTATCGAACCGAACTGGATAAAGGTTACCAATCTTAAATTAGTTTCTCCTAAAATAGGCGGCGGAGGCAAAACCGTCCGGATTGTCCATATCTCGGATTTGCATATCGAATCTGAAGGCCGGCGCGAGCTGGCCGCGCCGGAACTGATAAATAGCCAAAACCCTCAAATTATTATCCTGACCGGCGATTACCTCAACGACGAAAAAGGCCGTCTCTATCTGGCAAACTTCCTATCCAAACTCAAAGCGCCCTACGGCATCTATGCCGTGCCGGGTAATTTCGAGTGGCGCTACAAAAGCGATGACATCCTGGCCGCAAACGGAGTCCTGTCAGGCAACAACATCAGCATCAACCTGGATAACCTTAATGTATGCCTGTATCTCTGCGGACTGAATAGTCCAACCCTACCCGAAACGCTCGATCCTAAGCAGTATAACATATTTGTATTCCACAGCCCAGACCTGATACCCGAAGCCACGGCAAAGGGATTTGACCTGTATCTGGGCGGGCATACGCACGGCGGCCAGGTGCGTCTGCCCTTTTACGGCGCCCTGATTACATTCTCTAAATATGGCAAAAAATACGAGATGGGTTATTATAAGGAAAACCACATGAACGCCTACATCAACAGCGGGCTGGGTATGGAAGGCGGGTTTGCGCCCAGGGTGAGATTCCTGTCCCGGCCGGAAATCGCGATCATAGATATTGTGACACCAGAATGA
- a CDS encoding DUF2148 domain-containing protein produces MKEYLETIAQMMAVAARTAPKSAGQDFVKIEILTGQVLANLSREMITYGAKTGKKNFDRDGNNIAKSDALVLVGLKDSKTVGLNCGACGYPECAKLPAVKEGPEFKGPYCAYRLLDLGIALGSAAKTAGILNADSRIMYRVGVIARQMKLIDSDYVLGIPISASGKSIYFDR; encoded by the coding sequence ATGAAAGAATACCTTGAAACCATTGCCCAGATGATGGCCGTGGCGGCCCGGACCGCGCCCAAGTCGGCCGGGCAGGATTTCGTCAAAATAGAAATACTTACCGGCCAGGTGCTGGCCAATCTGTCCCGTGAAATGATTACCTACGGCGCCAAGACCGGAAAGAAGAACTTCGACCGGGACGGCAATAACATCGCCAAGTCGGACGCGCTGGTGTTGGTCGGGTTGAAGGATTCCAAAACGGTCGGGCTTAACTGCGGCGCCTGCGGCTATCCTGAATGCGCCAAATTGCCGGCTGTCAAGGAAGGTCCGGAATTTAAGGGGCCTTACTGCGCTTACCGCCTGCTGGATTTGGGCATCGCCCTGGGCTCGGCCGCCAAAACGGCCGGTATCCTTAACGCCGACAGCCGGATTATGTATCGTGTTGGTGTTATTGCCCGACAGATGAAGCTGATAGATTCGGATTACGTCCTGGGCATACCGATTTCGGCTTCGGGCAAGAGCATTTATTTTGACCGCTAG
- a CDS encoding DedA family protein — protein MDFIKNGIDFVLHVDKYLSVIIQNFGVWSYGLLALIIFSETGFVVTPFLPGDSLLFAAGAFAATGSFNSWWLFLLLTAAAIIGNTVNYAVGRLFGQRLFKDDKSRIFRKEYLDRTHRFYEKHGRKTIILTRFVPIVRTFAPFVAGMGKMGYLYFFTANVIGAVLWVGLFIGAGYYFGNVPFVKNNFSLVILAIIIISVLPVAIEFWRHRSKPDKGKV, from the coding sequence ATGGACTTTATTAAAAACGGCATAGATTTCGTCCTCCACGTGGACAAATACCTCAGTGTTATCATCCAGAACTTCGGGGTATGGTCTTACGGCCTGCTGGCCTTGATTATTTTCTCTGAGACCGGATTCGTGGTCACGCCGTTCCTGCCCGGTGATTCATTGCTCTTTGCGGCCGGCGCGTTTGCCGCCACCGGTTCTTTCAATTCCTGGTGGCTGTTCCTATTGCTGACCGCGGCGGCCATAATCGGCAACACCGTCAACTACGCCGTTGGCCGACTGTTCGGCCAGAGGCTGTTCAAGGACGATAAATCCCGCATATTCAGGAAAGAATACCTGGACCGGACGCACCGGTTTTACGAAAAGCACGGGCGCAAGACCATCATCCTGACCCGGTTCGTTCCGATTGTCCGCACCTTTGCGCCGTTCGTGGCCGGCATGGGCAAGATGGGCTATTTGTATTTCTTTACGGCCAACGTCATCGGCGCCGTTTTATGGGTGGGGCTTTTCATCGGCGCCGGATACTATTTCGGCAATGTGCCGTTCGTCAAGAACAACTTTTCGCTGGTGATACTGGCCATAATAATCATTTCCGTACTGCCGGTGGCCATAGAATTCTGGCGCCACCGCTCGAAGCCTGATAAGGGAAAAGTGTGA
- a CDS encoding ABC transporter ATP-binding protein yields the protein MLKLTDIHSGYGPIEVLKGISFEVNAGEIVTIIGANGAGKTTTLMAISGINQLSRGSITFEGQPIDHLPAHQIVAKGIAQIPEGRRIFPRLTVLENLQMGAFVRTDTEAIKPDLERVFGLFPILKERSGQLGGTLSGGEQQMLAIARALMARPKLLLLDEPSLGLAPIIVTRIFDIIKELNKSGTTILLVEQNARMALQVAHRGYVMETGRITLTDKAQALLHNPKVIEAYLGG from the coding sequence ATGCTCAAACTGACTGACATACATAGCGGGTACGGGCCGATAGAGGTTTTGAAGGGAATCTCCTTCGAGGTCAATGCCGGCGAAATTGTCACCATCATCGGCGCCAACGGGGCCGGCAAGACCACCACCCTGATGGCTATATCCGGCATCAACCAGCTCAGTCGTGGATCGATAACCTTCGAGGGTCAGCCGATAGACCATCTGCCGGCGCACCAGATAGTGGCCAAAGGTATCGCCCAGATACCCGAAGGCCGGCGCATCTTCCCGCGCCTGACCGTGCTGGAAAACCTGCAGATGGGCGCATTCGTCCGGACCGATACCGAGGCCATCAAGCCGGACCTGGAGCGGGTTTTCGGGCTGTTCCCGATATTGAAAGAGCGGTCCGGCCAGTTGGGCGGTACTCTTTCCGGCGGTGAACAGCAGATGCTGGCCATCGCCCGGGCGCTGATGGCCCGGCCCAAGCTGTTGTTGCTGGACGAGCCGTCGCTCGGCCTGGCGCCCATCATCGTCACCCGGATATTCGACATAATCAAAGAATTAAACAAGTCCGGCACGACTATATTGCTGGTCGAGCAGAACGCCCGGATGGCGTTGCAGGTGGCCCATCGCGGATATGTTATGGAAACCGGCCGGATAACCCTGACTGACAAAGCCCAGGCGTTGTTGCATAATCCTAAGGTTATAGAAGCGTACCTGGGGGGTTAG